The DNA segment GATACAATCAGCAAAGGATATTGATCTTGCAAAGAGTACAGATGGGGTTGACTCCGTCATTTTAAGAAATTTACAGGGAGTTACTGTGGCGAGTATTTCTAAAAGGGTTTTAAGAGAACGTGCTGAAGACGAGACTGTAGCCAAATTAAAAAGGTTAAAGCAGGTAGAATAATAAGATATTTATACTAAGAGTAATCGATTCAATACATATATTTTGCGAATCTTTAAAATACCAGAATCTTTAATACATAAAATAATGAGATTAGATAACAAAACTAATTTGTATAGCTTAATTATATAATAAATTATGTATCATCTGGATTAGAAGAATTTGGTGTGTAAAAATTAATTTAGCCCTAAAATAAGTAGTAATATTTAGTACACAATAATAAGTTGTTTACTTAAGCTTATTAACTCATAGATGACCTTATAAAATCTAATAATATTCAGTTTATCTATAAGAAAAATAATTTATCACAAGGACTATCGACAATTTAATATATTCTTTAAAGTTAAGAATAACTTGTGCTAATAAAAAATAAATATTTGATGGCTATATAATACTTTATTGAAGTGATTAAAATTTAGTTTCTAATTATTAAATGAAATTTTTAAAAAAATATTTTTCGCTGCATTTAGGTATGAGTATTTGATTCCTCTAAATCTTTAGCTATCATAAATTACTTTTATAGCTGTTAATTTTTAATATCTTAAAACTAAAAGGCTAAATAAATTATGTCAACTAGAAAACTATAATATTCATGTTTTTTACAGTTTCCTTATTTAAATTATTACTATATATTTTTCTATACTCAAAAGTTAACTTTATATAATGTAACTATTAGATTAGTCAGAAAAAAGTCAGTATGGTTATACTGATTAATATTTGATCTAAATAAAGTAATCACTAGCTAAGATGAAGCCTGAGTAACTAAAAAATTTATTAGTAGTAGCTTAATGTAACAGAAAGTAACATTTTTTAATTAAATACTTTTAAAGCATTATTATGCTATAATTCAAATATAATACATAAGAAAAAGAATAAAAATAATATTTACTAATAAACAAGCCTCGATTAATAGAAAGTATTAAACTTTTATTTAAAGATGGATACAGATAAAGAAGGGTCATATTTACAATTAGGATGAACAACTATAATGAGATATTCCACCAATACTAAATACTGATTCTGGCTTTAAAAGGTAATACTTATTTTCAATAGTTTTTGACTGTTCATCATAAGGATGACTAAGAACATTATGAATTTCTCTGATTAACTTATAGTCACCCTGAGTTGCTTGTTCATAGGCAGGAACAACGAGCCATTCTCTCCAAGTATATTTGGGATTAGTTTGTTTCATCTGTTGGCTAATTTCGTATATATTTCGTTTGGATGTAACGACTTTATACCAATCATTCAACCAAGATAGCCATTGATTTTCAAGTGTTTTAGGTAACGAGTCGTAAAAACTCTTTTTTAGTCCTGATAAATTGCGGGGTAAGTTTGATAACTCACGGAAAAAGATCGTGTAATCTACTCTAGAGTAACTTAAGAGCTGTAATAACCTTTGACAAAGCTGATGATCGTATCTAACTAAACCTAGCTTAGAGGTCCACACTGCTTGAATTTTTAATCGCATTGTTTGTTTAAATTGTTGACGACTCTGATCAAATCTTTGTAGAGCATCAGCATCATCTAAAAGTAATATTCTTAAAGACTTCCAAAACATATTAAAATTGGCTTCTGCAGCAACAGGTTGATTAAAAAAGGAGAAATGTCTACCACCACTAATCCAAGGCTGAAAATTAGGATCAAAAAGCTCACAGAACCCGAATGGTCCATAGTCCAGTGTGAAGCCGCCTACAGTGCAATTGTCACTATTAAAGTTACCTTGGCAGAAACCAACACGTAACCAATTGGCAACTAAAGATGTAAGGCGATCTTGGAAAAGAAAAGATAATTCTACCAATTGATTTGTAAAAGATAAGGTTAAATCAATACTGTTTTTATACTCTCTATCAATTAAATGCGATACAATCATGTTCAACTCTTCCATAGCTCTTGGATGCGCACGGTTATAGGCCCGACGTGCAAATAGTTCTAACTGTCCAACGCGTAAGAAAGATGAAGCAACACGCGTTGTGATAGAAACGGGATTTTCAGTTACGATGTCTGGTTCGTGTGATGTGGAGTGTTCTGAGTACCAAGGCCTCATTACCATTTGAGATCGGGAAACAAATAGAGTTAAGGATCGTGTTGTTGGAATACCAAGAGCGTACATAAACTCCTGAGCTAAGAATTCGCGCACGCTGGAGCGCAACACAGCACGTCCATCCCCACCGCGGCAATAAGGTGTTGGGCCGCTGCCCTTCAATTGCATTTCCCAACGCTTGCCATTTAATAAACCTTCAAAAACTGATATGGCACGACCATCACCATATCCATTGCCAGTGCCAAAAGGACATTGTCGAATATATTCGGTTCCATAAATTGAGAGGGCATAACCGGTTGCCCAGCCAAATGGACATTTAACATCGGCAGAAGATAGATCACCAGAAAACATTTTGATGAAATCTTGATCTTTCACTAAAGAATCGCTGAGACCAATTTCATCAAAGAATCTTTGACTATGAATTACGTAATCAGCATCTTTCAGCGGAGTAGGTTTGACAGGGACAAAATGACCAGAAAAAACCTGACGTGCACTATGATCATTACCATTCTGAGTAGAATCTGGATCAGCATTCAGATAGTTTATTAATGAATAATCAGCACATTGCAGAAATTCATTAAAACTAGTAATGGAATGATTCAGAGAATTTTTAGATTGAGGTGACATACTTGGCGACTATGATTAGCAAGATTTAATTACATTATATATTATACAATAAATCCTTTTACAATCAAGATGGCCAAAGTACTAAGTAAGCTGTTAATATATAAAGTTAGATTATTCACTAATCTTTAGTTAATATTAATATTTTATAAGTACTTATAAACTTTACTAAAAACTTAAAAGAATTAGGCATTTATATATAGATAAAAAAGTAAACTTTAAAACCAATAGTATGTCTTTATGTTAGTCAAAGTTCAAGTACACAACAATTTTATCTTGTAATATATTAATTAATTGGTTTATATAAATGTTATATAAATAACTAATAAGAATATAAATGTATTGACTATAATAAAAGTTTCTACGTATATCTATTCCTTAACTTATACGAGTATAATAAAAGCCCACAGAAGACTATAAAAAATAACATTACTATAATCTAGATTTAGATTATTAATAAAATTAAAAGATTAAAATAAAGTAATTAAATTGATAATAAATTAATTGTTAATCATATAAAAATTTTTTATTCTTAGTCAAGTAAAATATATTTAATTATTTAGCGACTAACAAAATCTTTAGTTACCTAAATTATAAGAATTGCTTAATAATAATTGATAATTAAATGTAAATTCAAATTCTAAGTTAAAAAACATGCTGACTATATTGTGATAAATAACTTAATAATTGAGTTTTAATTATGGTTAACAACTATTTAAGTAATAAAATATTTACTTTTGATATTCGGAATTTGACTTATTGAGTTTATTTAATATTTTTAATTTTTAATTCTTGAGAAATTTTAAATTTATTGGTTTAAAAAATACAACGTTTACAACAACAACAAAGTATATTTACTATCCTGGTATTTTTTAATAAAATATTTATAATGTTAATCTAGTCATTAATATTAAGAAAACTAATATTAAAATAATGAGGGACAAAAGCTTATTAAATAGACTATAAATTTATAAATCGAAAACATTAATTTACCAACATATTAGTTATCTTATGCGAAGTTATGATACTAGGAAGAATAAAATTACTAAGCTCAAAAAATAAAAAATATTTTATTGATATTGATTGTAAGTTGGGTAATTAAAAAGCTATTAATTTTTTTGCCTTAAAATAAAGGTAATTATTATAAACTAACTTTTATGTAAATATTTTATTAAGAAAAAGACTTAAATGGGTAAGATATACAGCTTTAAATCTAAAGATTAGCACAATTCCACTATTTTTAGCTGTTGCATTAATTAAAATAATGATTAAAATTAGAATAAGAAAATAAACTATTACACTAGTTATTTTGTGCAATAAATATCTGTTAAGTTGGTTTTATAGAAAATCACTGCAAATTTGTTGCTTTATATATGAAAATAAATAAGATGTATTTACTTTTAGCTCTAAATATTTCTCTTAATAGCTTAGATAACTATTAGAATTGACATTAAAATTTTATTAGATTAAACAAGCTAAAACTCGCGTATAGTATTTTATATTACTTAGGAAGATAATCTAATTTAAAATAATTTAATTTTATGAATTAAATTATTTTAAACATAAACAGAGGTAAGTAGTAAATATTTATTGGTTTCTAAAAATTTTTATAGTCTGTTTTAGCTAGTGCTTAGTTTAAAAAATGGTTTTTATATCTGTCAAGCT comes from the Synechococcus sp. M16CYN genome and includes:
- a CDS encoding protein adenylyltransferase SelO family protein, whose protein sequence is MSPQSKNSLNHSITSFNEFLQCADYSLINYLNADPDSTQNGNDHSARQVFSGHFVPVKPTPLKDADYVIHSQRFFDEIGLSDSLVKDQDFIKMFSGDLSSADVKCPFGWATGYALSIYGTEYIRQCPFGTGNGYGDGRAISVFEGLLNGKRWEMQLKGSGPTPYCRGGDGRAVLRSSVREFLAQEFMYALGIPTTRSLTLFVSRSQMVMRPWYSEHSTSHEPDIVTENPVSITTRVASSFLRVGQLELFARRAYNRAHPRAMEELNMIVSHLIDREYKNSIDLTLSFTNQLVELSFLFQDRLTSLVANWLRVGFCQGNFNSDNCTVGGFTLDYGPFGFCELFDPNFQPWISGGRHFSFFNQPVAAEANFNMFWKSLRILLLDDADALQRFDQSRQQFKQTMRLKIQAVWTSKLGLVRYDHQLCQRLLQLLSYSRVDYTIFFRELSNLPRNLSGLKKSFYDSLPKTLENQWLSWLNDWYKVVTSKRNIYEISQQMKQTNPKYTWREWLVVPAYEQATQGDYKLIREIHNVLSHPYDEQSKTIENKYYLLKPESVFSIGGISHYSCSS